The DNA window TGAGGGCCGGTGTTTGAAGAAGATCACCAGCTGATCGGTATAATGACGGGGAGTATCGGCCGGCGAGCCGGGATTTTCAGGGGTGGCCGGACTTTTACAGTACCGGAGTAATAGAATAATGATCAGCAGGATGATGACTGCCAATATCCAGAAGAAGGGGTTCATCTTTCGAGATGTCATGATTATATATGTTTAAGCCATTCAATAGCTTGTTGGTTGCCGGGCAATTGGTTGTCGCGTACTTTTTCCAGCAGAGATCCGGCCTGTTGCTGGTCGCCCGGACGGGCGCGTTGCAGCAGTGCCAGTGCTTTGTAAAAAGGCCCGGGGTTGGCGTAAATGGGGTATTGTATCAACCGGTCGAACTGCACGATAGCGGAATCATATTTTCGGGTGACGAGGTACAGGAGGCCCAGATATTTCACGGCATCGGGGGCGCTGGCTTCCTGTGTGGAGAGTGACAGAAATATTTTTTCGGCGTGGTCGTAGGCTTTGTTGTTGTAGGCGGTGATGCCCATTTGCAGGCTATCGGGGCTACCCTGCATGGTTACACTGAGTTGCAACAGGTGTTTGTTGATATAAGTGGCGGATAGCTGCTGAGTAGAAGGTGGTTTGATAAAGAGCCACCAGCTGGCGAGCAGGATACCAGCCAAAATGGCTGCAGCTG is part of the Chitinophaga flava genome and encodes:
- a CDS encoding tetratricopeptide repeat protein — its product is MSELDYIDDYFTGVLSSEERQVFEQRCAAEQTFAREVAFYLSSRTLLKQQLREQKQQQFKAITPARPKMRRLPAYLTAAAILAGILLASWWLFIKPPSTQQLSATYINKHLLQLSVTMQGSPDSLQMGITAYNNKAYDHAEKIFLSLSTQEASAPDAVKYLGLLYLVTRKYDSAIVQFDRLIQYPIYANPGPFYKALALLQRARPGDQQQAGSLLEKVRDNQLPGNQQAIEWLKHI